One genomic segment of Streptomyces liangshanensis includes these proteins:
- a CDS encoding class I SAM-dependent methyltransferase: MARQLDEQIAARYPVGQRLRILDVGMGQGTQALRLARAGHTVTGLESDADMLATSRAALADEPAGIRERVTLIEGDGLETGVHFLPGSFDVVLCHGVLMYVQEPDAMLAGLARMLASGGLLSLLVRNADALALRPGLAGDWAGALDAFEADTYTNRLGLQVRADRLDALTATLAGIAAPLHAWYGVRVFTDLAPDGTPPPGDGDLERLLAAEDRAGRTEPYRRVAALLHLCGVRG, encoded by the coding sequence GTGGCGCGACAGCTGGACGAACAGATCGCGGCCCGCTACCCCGTGGGGCAGCGGCTGAGGATCCTCGACGTCGGCATGGGGCAGGGGACGCAGGCGCTGCGGCTGGCCCGCGCCGGGCACACGGTGACCGGCCTGGAGTCCGACGCGGACATGCTGGCGACGTCCCGCGCGGCGCTCGCGGACGAGCCCGCGGGGATACGTGAGCGCGTCACGCTGATCGAGGGCGACGGCCTGGAGACCGGGGTGCACTTCCTGCCCGGCAGCTTCGACGTGGTGCTCTGCCACGGCGTGCTGATGTACGTCCAGGAGCCCGACGCGATGCTCGCGGGGCTGGCCAGGATGCTGGCGTCCGGCGGGCTGCTGTCGTTACTGGTGAGGAACGCGGACGCGCTCGCGCTGCGCCCCGGCCTCGCCGGGGACTGGGCGGGGGCGCTGGACGCCTTCGAGGCGGACACGTACACCAACAGGCTGGGGCTCCAGGTCCGCGCGGACCGGCTCGACGCCCTGACGGCGACGCTCGCGGGGATCGCCGCGCCGCTGCACGCCTGGTACGGGGTGCGGGTCTTCACCGACCTCGCGCCGGACGGCACCCCGCCGCCGGGCGACGGTGACCTGGAGCGGCTGTTGGCCGCGGAGGACCGCGCGGGGCGGACGGAGCCGTACCGCAGGGTCGCCGCGTTGCTCCATCTGTGTGGCGTGCGCGGCTGA
- a CDS encoding DUF3043 domain-containing protein, translating to MFRSRANTEKAATQVTSDLSTQTRDPQAPKGRPTPKRSEAQSQRRRAATPTDRKSAMKQQREARRSDMARQRAALASGDERFLPARDKGPVRRFVRDYVDSRFCMAEFFLPLAVVILVLSMVRVGSLQNIALLLWLGVIVLIVVDSIGLWLRLKKQLAERFPDTPKRGAVAYGLMRTLQMRRLRLPKPQVKRGQRP from the coding sequence GTGTTCCGTAGCCGCGCCAATACAGAGAAGGCCGCCACTCAGGTGACGTCGGACCTCTCCACACAGACCCGCGACCCGCAGGCCCCGAAGGGCCGCCCGACCCCGAAGCGCAGTGAGGCACAGTCGCAGCGGCGGCGTGCCGCCACGCCGACCGACCGCAAGTCGGCCATGAAGCAGCAGCGCGAGGCGCGCCGCTCCGACATGGCCCGCCAGCGCGCCGCGCTGGCCAGCGGTGACGAGCGGTTCCTGCCGGCCCGTGACAAGGGCCCGGTGCGCCGCTTCGTCCGCGACTACGTGGACTCGCGGTTCTGCATGGCGGAGTTCTTCCTCCCGCTGGCCGTGGTGATCCTGGTCCTGAGCATGGTCCGGGTCGGCTCCCTCCAGAACATCGCGCTGCTGCTGTGGCTCGGCGTGATCGTGCTGATCGTCGTCGACTCGATCGGCCTGTGGCTGCGGCTGAAGAAGCAGCTCGCGGAGCGCTTCCCCGACACCCCCAAGCGGGGCGCGGTGGCGTACGGGCTGATGCGCACGCTCCAGATGCGCCGCCTGCGTCTGCCGAAGCCGCAGGTCAAGCGCGGACAACGGCCCTGA
- a CDS encoding PspA/IM30 family protein has protein sequence MSGVMKRMGMIFRAKANKALDRAEDPRETLDYSYQKQLELLQKVRRGVADVATSRKRLELQLNQLQGQSTKLEDQGRKALALGREDLAREALSRRAALQQQVTDLETQHTTLQGEEEKLTLAAQRLQTKVDAFRTKKETIKATYTAAQAQTRIGEAFSGISEEMGDVGMAIQRAEDKTAQLQARAGAIDELLASGALEDQSGVARDDIAAELDRISGGTDVELELQRMKAELAGGSPQQAIEGGKGEQQDAPRNTDKFNKQ, from the coding sequence ATGAGCGGTGTCATGAAGCGTATGGGGATGATCTTCCGCGCGAAGGCAAACAAGGCCCTTGACCGGGCCGAGGATCCGCGCGAGACCCTCGATTACTCGTACCAGAAGCAGCTCGAACTGCTCCAGAAGGTGCGCCGCGGTGTGGCCGACGTGGCCACCTCGCGCAAGCGCCTGGAGCTTCAGCTGAACCAGTTGCAGGGGCAGTCGACCAAGCTGGAGGACCAGGGCCGCAAGGCGCTGGCGCTCGGCCGCGAGGACCTGGCGCGTGAGGCGCTGTCCCGCCGCGCCGCGCTCCAGCAGCAGGTCACCGACCTGGAGACGCAGCACACCACGCTCCAGGGCGAGGAGGAGAAGCTCACGCTCGCCGCGCAGCGCCTCCAGACCAAGGTCGACGCCTTCCGTACGAAGAAGGAGACGATCAAGGCCACGTACACGGCCGCGCAGGCGCAGACCCGGATCGGGGAGGCCTTCTCGGGCATCTCCGAGGAGATGGGCGACGTCGGCATGGCGATCCAGCGGGCCGAGGACAAGACGGCCCAGCTCCAGGCCAGGGCGGGCGCGATCGACGAGCTGCTCGCGTCGGGCGCGCTGGAGGACCAGTCGGGCGTGGCGCGGGACGACATCGCGGCCGAGCTGGACCGGATCTCCGGCGGTACGGACGTGGAGCTGGAGCTCCAGCGCATGAAGGCGGAGCTGGCCGGAGGGTCGCCGCAGCAGGCGATCGAGGGCGGCAAGGGCGAGCAGCAGGACGCCCCCCGGAACACGGACAAGTTCAACAAACAGTAG
- the pspAA gene encoding PspA-associated protein PspAA: protein MIVRIMGEGQVRLADSHLAELNRLDDELLAEVRGGDEDGFRRTFHALLDKVRELGEALPDDALEPSGLILPAPGATLDEVRALLDDDGLIPSV, encoded by the coding sequence ATGATCGTACGGATCATGGGGGAGGGCCAGGTGCGGTTGGCGGACAGCCACCTGGCCGAACTGAACAGGCTCGACGACGAACTGCTGGCCGAGGTCAGGGGCGGCGACGAGGACGGCTTCCGCCGTACCTTCCACGCCCTCCTGGACAAGGTCCGCGAGCTGGGCGAGGCCCTGCCGGACGACGCCCTGGAGCCGTCGGGGCTGATCCTGCCGGCGCCGGGCGCCACACTCGACGAGGTCCGCGCCCTCCTGGACGACGACGGCCTGATCCCGTCGGTGTAG
- a CDS encoding sensor histidine kinase codes for MAGVTTTPLGTAFTRSRSWARAHPLAPDVLLAGAVLVAMLVGSFADPSTGHNTPTFGTRSPTVPSVLLMVLGAALIVMRRRRPRPVLLGTCAVTALELITGDPPAPVVLSAVIALYTVAAHTDRPTTWRVGLATMTVLTAAAMCFSSGPWYGQANLAIFAWSGMASAAGDAVRSRRAFIDAIRERAERAERTREEEARRRVAEERLRIARDLHDVVAHHIALVNVQAGVAAHVMDKRPDQAKEALAHVREASRSALNELRATVGLLRQSGDPEAPTEPAPGLAHVDGLLETFRNAGLPVTFVAGEGVPRLPAAVDLAAYRIIQEALTNTRKHAGPGARAEVSVVKVGPTVEVTVLDNGEGTGEPADGGGHGLLGMRERVTALGGSLTAGPRYGGGFRTQAILPVKGHVPAATTTPPARNPAARTTDPAQTAQTAQTAPTGETA; via the coding sequence GTGGCCGGTGTGACGACGACCCCCCTCGGTACCGCGTTCACGCGCTCCCGGTCCTGGGCCCGCGCGCACCCCCTCGCGCCCGACGTCCTCCTCGCCGGCGCCGTCCTCGTCGCCATGCTGGTGGGTTCGTTCGCCGACCCGAGCACCGGCCACAACACCCCCACCTTCGGCACCCGCAGCCCCACCGTCCCCAGCGTCCTCCTCATGGTCCTCGGCGCGGCCCTCATCGTGATGCGCCGCCGCCGGCCCCGGCCCGTCCTGCTGGGCACCTGCGCGGTCACCGCCCTGGAACTGATCACCGGCGACCCGCCGGCCCCCGTCGTGCTCAGCGCCGTCATCGCGCTCTACACCGTCGCCGCGCACACCGACCGCCCCACCACCTGGCGCGTGGGCCTCGCCACCATGACCGTCCTCACCGCCGCCGCCATGTGCTTCAGCTCCGGGCCCTGGTACGGGCAGGCGAACCTCGCGATCTTCGCCTGGAGCGGGATGGCGTCCGCGGCCGGCGACGCCGTACGCAGCCGCCGCGCCTTCATCGACGCGATACGCGAGCGCGCCGAACGGGCCGAACGCACCCGCGAGGAGGAGGCCCGCCGCCGGGTCGCCGAGGAGCGCCTGCGCATCGCCCGCGACCTGCACGACGTCGTCGCGCACCACATCGCCCTCGTCAACGTGCAGGCGGGCGTGGCCGCCCACGTCATGGACAAGCGCCCCGACCAGGCCAAGGAAGCCCTCGCCCACGTACGGGAGGCCAGCCGTTCCGCGCTCAACGAACTACGCGCCACCGTGGGGCTGCTGCGCCAGTCCGGCGACCCGGAGGCCCCCACCGAACCGGCCCCCGGGCTCGCGCACGTCGACGGACTCCTGGAGACCTTCCGCAACGCCGGCCTGCCCGTCACCTTCGTGGCCGGCGAGGGCGTCCCGCGCCTGCCCGCCGCCGTCGACCTCGCCGCGTACCGGATCATCCAGGAGGCCCTGACCAACACGCGCAAGCACGCGGGCCCCGGCGCCCGCGCCGAGGTGAGCGTCGTCAAGGTCGGCCCGACCGTCGAGGTCACCGTCCTCGACAACGGCGAGGGCACCGGCGAACCGGCCGACGGCGGCGGCCACGGCCTCCTCGGCATGCGGGAGCGGGTCACCGCGCTCGGCGGCAGCCTCACGGCGGGACCCCGCTACGGGGGCGGCTTCCGCACGCAGGCCATACTCCCCGTGAAGGGCCACGTCCCGGCGGCCACCACCACGCCGCCCGCGCGGAACCCTGCCGCACGGACCACAGACCCAGCACAGACAGCACAGACAGCACAGACCGCGCCCACCGGGGAGACCGCATGA
- a CDS encoding response regulator yields the protein MTIRVLLADDQTLLRSAFRVLVDSEPDMEVVGEAADGAEAVALARELRADVVLMDIRMPGTDGLAATRMISADPELAGVHVVMLTTFEVDEYVVQSLRAGASGFLGKGAEPDELLNAIRIAAAGEALLSPLATKGLIATFLAQGGSSVDDRDAAAYSERLGALTVREREVLVLVAGGHSNDEIAERLAVSPLTVKTHVNRAMAKLGARDRAQLVVIAYESGLVRPRVE from the coding sequence ATGACCATCAGGGTGCTGCTCGCCGACGACCAGACACTGCTGCGCAGCGCCTTCCGCGTCCTGGTCGACTCCGAACCGGACATGGAGGTCGTCGGCGAGGCCGCAGACGGCGCCGAGGCCGTCGCCCTCGCGCGCGAACTGCGCGCCGACGTCGTCCTGATGGACATCCGCATGCCCGGTACGGACGGCCTCGCCGCCACCCGCATGATCAGCGCCGACCCCGAACTCGCCGGGGTGCACGTGGTGATGCTCACGACGTTCGAGGTCGACGAGTACGTGGTCCAGTCGCTGCGCGCCGGCGCCTCCGGCTTCCTCGGCAAGGGCGCGGAGCCCGACGAGCTGCTCAACGCGATCCGCATCGCCGCCGCCGGCGAGGCGCTGCTCTCGCCCCTCGCGACCAAGGGCCTGATCGCCACCTTCCTCGCCCAGGGCGGCAGTTCGGTCGACGACCGGGACGCGGCGGCCTACTCCGAGCGCCTCGGCGCGCTCACCGTGCGCGAGCGCGAGGTCCTGGTCCTCGTCGCGGGCGGCCACTCCAACGACGAGATCGCCGAGCGCCTCGCGGTGAGCCCGCTGACCGTCAAGACCCATGTGAACCGCGCGATGGCGAAGCTCGGCGCCCGCGACCGCGCCCAATTGGTGGTAATCGCGTACGAATCGGGCCTGGTACGTCCACGGGTGGAGTGA
- a CDS encoding efflux RND transporter permease subunit, whose translation MSWLSRFSLAQRALIGLMSIIAIVFGAIAIPQLKQQLLPSIELPIVSVLAPYQGASPDVVEKQVVEPLENSLKAVDGISGVTSTASEGNAVVMASFDFGSENTKQLVADVQQAVNRARSQLPDTVDPQVVAGSTDDIPTVVLAVTSDKDQQALADQLDRSVVPVLEDIDGVGQVTVDGVRDLQVSVTPDPKKLAAAGLSDQALADALRTGGATVPAGSFEEGGKSRTVQVGGGYSSLKQIEDLRIAPQPAPGGAGAGKPAKPVRLGDLATVAQKPSTAVSLARTNGKPSLAIAITMDKDGSAVAISDAVKDKLPDLRADLGSGAQLTVASDQGPAVSKSISGLTTEGALGLLFAVIVILVFLGSLRSTLVTAISIPLSVVLALIVLWTRDLSLNVLTLGALTIAIGRVVDDSIVVLENIKRHLGYGEERYSAITVAVKEVAGAVTSSTLTTVAVFLPIGLVGGIVGELFGSFSLTVTAALLASLLVSLTVVPVFSYWFLRPPKESVGVEPAEARRLAEEKENKSRLQRFYVPVLRFATRKRLTSVGIAAVVLLATFGMAPLLKTNFFDQGDQEVISLKQELPAGTGLTAADAAAKKVEKVLAGIDTIKDYQVTVGSSGFLAAFGGGTGANQASYNITLKDASTYEKTTDRIEKDLAGVSGIGDTTVSAGGGFGSQDLSVVVKASDADVLDKAAAQVRDAVAKLDDVTDVQSDLAQSVPRISVKATPKAADAGYNDATLGAAVGQAVRGTQAGTAILDDTERDIVVTPASPAVTIAQLKNLQLNGVKLGQIADVALVPGPVSMTRIDGARAATITARPTGDNTGAVSASLQTKINELDLPAGATASIGGVSEDQDDAFVNLGLAMLAAVAIVFMLLVGTFRSLIQPLILLVSIPFAATGALGLLIVTGTPLGVPAMIGMLMLIGIVVTNAIVLIDLINQYRKQGLGVVEAVVEGGRHRLRPILMTALATIFALLPMALGVTGEGGFIAQPLAVVVIGGLISSTVLTLLLVPTLYAMVELRKERRAAKKAAKRDAKAGPAPSEPSAQEPAKV comes from the coding sequence ATGTCCTGGCTGTCCAGATTCAGCCTCGCGCAACGGGCCCTGATAGGGCTGATGTCGATCATCGCGATCGTCTTCGGCGCGATCGCGATCCCTCAGCTCAAGCAGCAGCTTCTGCCGTCCATCGAACTGCCGATCGTCTCCGTGCTCGCCCCCTACCAGGGCGCCTCCCCCGACGTGGTGGAGAAGCAGGTCGTCGAGCCGCTGGAGAACTCCCTCAAGGCCGTCGACGGCATCAGCGGTGTCACCTCCACGGCCAGTGAGGGCAACGCCGTCGTCATGGCGAGCTTCGACTTCGGCAGCGAGAACACCAAGCAGCTCGTCGCCGACGTCCAGCAGGCCGTGAACCGGGCCCGCAGTCAACTGCCCGACACCGTCGACCCCCAGGTCGTGGCCGGCTCGACGGACGACATCCCGACCGTCGTCCTCGCCGTCACCTCCGACAAGGACCAGCAGGCGCTGGCCGACCAGCTCGACCGCTCGGTCGTCCCCGTCCTGGAGGACATCGACGGCGTCGGCCAGGTCACCGTCGACGGCGTGCGGGACCTCCAGGTCTCCGTCACCCCCGACCCCAAGAAGCTCGCCGCGGCCGGCCTGAGCGACCAGGCGCTCGCCGACGCCCTCAGGACCGGGGGCGCGACCGTCCCCGCCGGTTCCTTCGAGGAGGGCGGCAAGAGCCGCACCGTGCAGGTCGGCGGCGGCTACTCCTCGCTGAAGCAGATCGAGGACCTGCGGATCGCCCCCCAGCCCGCCCCCGGCGGCGCCGGCGCGGGCAAGCCCGCCAAGCCCGTACGCCTCGGTGACCTCGCCACCGTCGCGCAGAAGCCGTCCACCGCGGTCTCCCTGGCGCGTACCAACGGCAAGCCCAGCCTCGCGATCGCGATCACCATGGACAAGGACGGCAGCGCCGTCGCCATCTCCGACGCCGTCAAGGACAAGCTGCCGGACCTGCGCGCGGACCTCGGCTCGGGCGCCCAGCTCACCGTCGCCAGCGACCAGGGCCCCGCCGTCTCCAAGTCGATCTCCGGACTGACCACGGAAGGCGCGCTCGGCCTGCTCTTCGCGGTCATCGTGATCCTGGTCTTCCTGGGCTCGCTGCGCTCCACCCTGGTCACCGCGATCTCCATCCCGCTCTCCGTCGTCCTGGCGCTGATCGTCCTGTGGACGCGCGACCTCTCGCTCAACGTCCTCACCCTCGGCGCCCTGACCATCGCGATCGGCCGCGTCGTCGACGACTCGATCGTGGTGCTGGAGAACATCAAGCGGCACCTGGGCTACGGCGAGGAGCGCTACAGCGCCATCACCGTCGCGGTCAAGGAGGTCGCGGGCGCGGTCACCTCGTCCACCCTCACCACCGTCGCCGTGTTCCTGCCGATCGGCCTGGTCGGCGGCATCGTCGGCGAGCTGTTCGGCTCGTTCTCGCTCACCGTGACCGCGGCCCTGCTGGCCTCGCTGCTCGTCTCGCTGACCGTCGTACCGGTCTTCTCCTACTGGTTCCTGCGCCCGCCGAAGGAGTCCGTCGGCGTCGAACCCGCCGAGGCGCGCCGCCTGGCGGAGGAGAAGGAGAACAAGAGCCGGCTCCAGCGCTTCTACGTGCCGGTGCTGCGCTTCGCCACCCGCAAGCGCCTCACCAGCGTGGGCATCGCGGCCGTGGTGCTCCTCGCCACGTTCGGCATGGCGCCGCTGCTCAAGACCAACTTCTTCGACCAGGGCGACCAGGAAGTCATCTCCCTCAAGCAGGAGCTGCCGGCCGGCACCGGCCTCACCGCGGCCGACGCCGCGGCGAAGAAGGTCGAGAAGGTCCTCGCGGGCATCGACACGATCAAGGACTACCAGGTCACGGTCGGCTCGTCCGGCTTCCTGGCGGCCTTCGGCGGCGGTACGGGCGCCAACCAGGCCTCGTACAACATCACGCTCAAGGACGCCTCGACGTACGAGAAGACCACGGACCGGATCGAGAAGGACCTCGCCGGGGTCTCCGGCATCGGCGACACCACGGTCTCCGCGGGCGGCGGCTTCGGCAGCCAGGACCTGAGCGTCGTGGTGAAGGCCTCCGACGCGGACGTCCTCGACAAGGCCGCGGCGCAGGTACGGGACGCCGTCGCGAAGCTCGACGACGTCACCGACGTCCAGAGCGACCTGGCGCAGAGCGTGCCGCGCATCTCGGTCAAGGCGACGCCCAAGGCGGCGGACGCGGGTTACAACGACGCGACCCTCGGCGCGGCGGTCGGCCAGGCCGTGCGCGGCACCCAGGCCGGCACGGCGATCCTGGACGACACCGAACGCGACATCGTCGTCACCCCGGCCTCCCCGGCCGTGACGATCGCGCAGCTCAAGAACCTCCAGCTGAACGGGGTCAAGCTCGGCCAGATCGCCGACGTGGCGCTCGTGCCGGGCCCGGTCTCGATGACCCGGATCGACGGCGCCCGCGCCGCGACGATCACGGCCAGGCCGACCGGCGACAACACCGGCGCGGTCAGCGCCTCGCTCCAGACGAAGATCAACGAGCTGGACCTGCCGGCCGGGGCGACCGCCTCCATCGGCGGGGTCTCCGAGGACCAGGACGACGCGTTCGTCAACCTGGGGCTCGCCATGCTGGCGGCCGTCGCGATCGTCTTCATGCTGCTGGTCGGCACCTTCCGGTCGCTGATCCAGCCGCTGATCCTGCTGGTCTCCATCCCGTTCGCGGCGACCGGCGCGCTCGGCCTGCTGATCGTGACGGGGACCCCGCTGGGGGTCCCGGCGATGATCGGGATGCTGATGCTGATCGGCATCGTGGTGACCAACGCGATCGTGCTGATCGACCTGATCAACCAGTACCGCAAGCAGGGGCTCGGCGTGGTCGAGGCCGTGGTCGAGGGCGGCCGTCACCGGCTCCGCCCGATCCTGATGACCGCCCTGGCGACGATCTTCGCCCTGCTGCCGATGGCCCTCGGGGTCACCGGCGAGGGCGGCTTCATCGCCCAGCCGCTGGCGGTCGTGGTGATCGGCGGCCTGATCTCGTCGACGGTCCTGACCCTGCTGCTCGTACCGACGCTGTACGCGATGGTCGAGCTGCGCAAGGAGCGGCGCGCGGCCAAGAAGGCGGCGAAGCGGGACGCGAAGGCGGGACCCGCCCCGTCGGAGCCCTCGGCCCAGGAGCCCGCGAAGGTCTGA
- the nadA gene encoding quinolinate synthase NadA — protein sequence MRDVTTAQPQQDLAVQPSPLALLLLGRQADPRSERGVECPGDLPSPSDPDLVERARAAKEKLGDKVFVLGHHYQRDEVIQFADVTGDSFKLARDAAARPEAEYIVFCGVHFMAESADILTGPGQKVVLPDLAAGCSMADMATAEQVAECWDVLTEAGIAEQVVPVSYMNSSADIKAFTGRHGGTICTSSNAERALNWAFEQGEKVLFLPDQHLGRNTAVRDLGLSLEDCVLYNPHKPNGGLTTQELRDAKMILWRGHCSVHGRFSVESVRDVRERIPGVNVLVHPECKHEVVSAADQVGSTEYIIKALEEAPAGSKWAIGTELNLVQRLANRFAAEDKEIVFLDRTVCFCSTMNRIDLPHLVWTLESLAEGNEVNRIQVDKETADFSRLALERMLSLP from the coding sequence GTGCGTGACGTGACCACCGCCCAACCCCAGCAGGACCTCGCCGTCCAGCCGAGTCCCCTCGCCCTGCTGCTGCTCGGCCGCCAGGCCGACCCGCGCAGCGAGCGGGGTGTGGAGTGTCCCGGCGACCTGCCCTCCCCGTCCGACCCGGACCTGGTGGAGCGCGCCCGCGCGGCGAAGGAGAAGCTCGGGGACAAGGTGTTCGTCCTCGGCCACCACTACCAGCGCGACGAGGTCATCCAGTTCGCCGACGTCACCGGGGACTCCTTCAAACTCGCCAGGGACGCCGCCGCGCGCCCCGAGGCGGAGTACATCGTCTTCTGCGGTGTGCACTTCATGGCCGAGTCGGCGGACATCCTCACCGGCCCGGGCCAGAAGGTCGTGCTGCCCGACCTGGCCGCGGGCTGCTCCATGGCCGACATGGCGACGGCCGAACAGGTCGCGGAGTGCTGGGACGTCCTGACCGAGGCCGGGATCGCCGAGCAGGTGGTGCCCGTCTCGTACATGAACTCGTCGGCCGACATCAAGGCCTTCACCGGCAGGCACGGCGGCACGATCTGCACGTCCTCGAACGCCGAGCGCGCGCTGAACTGGGCCTTCGAGCAGGGGGAGAAGGTCCTCTTCCTGCCGGACCAGCACCTGGGGCGCAACACCGCCGTCCGGGACCTGGGGCTGTCCCTGGAGGACTGCGTCCTCTACAACCCGCACAAGCCGAACGGCGGCCTGACCACCCAGGAGCTGCGGGACGCGAAGATGATCCTGTGGCGCGGCCACTGCTCGGTGCACGGGCGGTTCTCGGTCGAGTCCGTGCGGGACGTACGGGAGCGGATCCCCGGGGTGAACGTCCTGGTGCACCCGGAGTGCAAGCACGAGGTCGTCTCCGCCGCCGACCAGGTGGGGTCGACCGAGTACATCATCAAGGCGCTGGAGGAGGCCCCGGCCGGCTCGAAATGGGCGATCGGTACGGAGCTGAACCTGGTCCAGCGGCTGGCGAACCGTTTCGCCGCGGAGGACAAGGAGATCGTCTTCCTCGACCGCACGGTCTGCTTCTGCTCCACCATGAACCGCATCGACCTGCCGCACCTGGTGTGGACCCTGGAGTCGCTGGCGGAGGGCAACGAGGTCAACCGGATCCAGGTCGACAAGGAGACGGCGGACTTCTCCCGGCTGGCGCTGGAGCGGATGCTGTCGCTGCCGTAG
- a CDS encoding HesB/IscA family protein, with product MSVSDDTKTVSDGILLSEAAAGKVKALLDQEGRDDLALRVAVQPGGCSGLRYQLFFDERSLDGDVVKDFGGVKVVTDRMSAPYLGGASIDFVDTIEKQGFTIDNPNASGSCACGDSFS from the coding sequence ATGTCCGTATCGGACGACACCAAAACCGTGAGCGACGGCATCCTCCTGTCCGAGGCCGCCGCGGGCAAGGTCAAGGCCCTGCTGGACCAGGAAGGCCGGGACGACCTCGCGCTGCGCGTGGCTGTCCAGCCCGGTGGCTGCTCGGGCCTCCGCTACCAGCTCTTCTTCGACGAGCGCTCGCTCGACGGGGACGTCGTCAAGGACTTCGGCGGCGTCAAGGTCGTCACGGACCGGATGAGCGCCCCGTACCTGGGCGGCGCCTCCATCGACTTCGTGGACACCATCGAGAAGCAGGGCTTCACGATCGACAACCCGAACGCGTCGGGCTCCTGCGCCTGCGGCGACTCCTTCAGCTAG
- a CDS encoding carbohydrate kinase family protein, with translation MRIAVSGSIATDHLMTFSGRFSDLLVAEQLHTVSLSFLVDNLDVRRGGVGANICFGMGQLGTAPILVGAAGADFDEYRAWLDRHGVDTASVRISEVLHTARFVCTTDADHNQIGSFYTGAMSEARQIELKNVADRVGGLDLVLIGADDPEAMLRHTEECRSRGIPFAADFSQQIARMSGDDIRTLLDGATYLFSNEYEKGLIESKTGWTDEEILGRVGHRVTTLGKQGVRIEAVGADPIEVGCPEEDTKADPTGVGDAFRAGFLSGLSWGVGLERAAQVGCMLATLVIETVGTQEYTLARTHFMERFTKAYGHDAATEVRAHLV, from the coding sequence GTGCGAATCGCAGTCTCCGGCTCCATCGCCACCGACCACCTGATGACCTTCTCCGGACGCTTCTCCGACCTGCTGGTCGCCGAGCAGCTCCACACGGTCTCCCTCTCCTTCCTGGTCGACAACCTCGACGTGCGCAGGGGCGGTGTCGGCGCGAACATCTGCTTCGGCATGGGCCAGCTCGGCACCGCGCCCATCCTGGTCGGCGCGGCCGGCGCGGACTTCGACGAATACCGCGCCTGGCTCGACCGGCACGGGGTCGACACCGCCTCGGTCCGGATCTCCGAGGTCCTCCACACGGCCCGGTTCGTCTGCACCACGGACGCCGACCACAACCAGATCGGCTCCTTCTACACGGGCGCGATGAGCGAGGCCCGCCAGATCGAGCTCAAGAACGTCGCCGACCGCGTGGGCGGCCTCGACCTCGTACTGATCGGCGCCGACGACCCCGAGGCGATGCTCCGCCACACCGAGGAGTGCCGCAGCCGCGGGATCCCGTTCGCCGCGGACTTCTCGCAGCAGATCGCCCGCATGTCCGGCGACGACATCCGCACCCTGCTCGACGGCGCCACGTACCTCTTCTCCAACGAGTACGAGAAGGGCCTCATCGAGTCCAAGACCGGCTGGACCGACGAGGAGATCCTCGGCAGGGTCGGCCACCGCGTCACCACCCTCGGCAAGCAGGGCGTGCGCATCGAGGCCGTCGGCGCGGACCCGATCGAGGTCGGCTGCCCCGAGGAGGACACCAAGGCCGACCCCACCGGAGTCGGCGACGCCTTCCGCGCGGGCTTCCTCTCGGGCCTCTCCTGGGGCGTCGGCCTGGAGCGCGCGGCCCAGGTGGGCTGCATGCTGGCGACGCTCGTCATCGAGACGGTCGGCACCCAGGAGTACACGCTCGCCCGTACGCACTTCATGGAGCGCTTCACCAAGGCGTACGGCCACGACGCCGCCACCGAGGTCAGGGCCCACCTGGTCTGA